The following proteins are encoded in a genomic region of Loxodonta africana isolate mLoxAfr1 chromosome 27, mLoxAfr1.hap2, whole genome shotgun sequence:
- the LOC100670541 gene encoding large ribosomal subunit protein eL21-like, with product MTNTKAKRRGTRYMFSRPFRKHGVVPLATNMQIYKKGDIVDIKGTGTVQKGMPHKCYHGKTGRVYNVTQHAVGIIVNKQVKGKILAKRINVRVEHIKHSKSRDSFLKRVKENDQKKKEAKEKGTWVQLKRQPASPQEAHFVRTNGKEPELLEPIPYEFMA from the coding sequence ATGACGAACACAAAGGCAAAGAGAAGAGGCACCCGCTATATGTTCTCTAGGCCTTTTAGAAAACATGGTGTTGTTCCTTTGGCCACAAACATGCAAATCTACAAGAAGGGTGATATTGTAGACATCAAGGGAACGGGCACTGTTCAAAAAGGAATGCCCCACAAATGTTACCATGGCAAAACTGGGAGAGTCTACAATGTTACCCAGCATGCTGTTGGCATTATTGTGAACAAACAAGTTAAGGGCAAGATTCTTGCTAAGAGAATTAACGTGCGTGTTGAGCACATTAAGCACTCTAAGAGCCGAGATAGCTTCTTGAAACGCGTGAAGGAAAATgatcagaaaaagaaggaagccaaagaGAAAGGTACCTGGGTTCAACTGAAGCGCCAGCCTGCTTCACCCCAAGAGGCACACTTTGTGAGAACCAATGGAAAGGAGCCTGAGCTGCTGGAACCTATTCCCTATGAATTCATGGCCTAA